Proteins from a single region of Salipiger sp. H15:
- a CDS encoding multidrug effflux MFS transporter, with product MTSSNSAAAPVEAKAPGRFELIALLAMMFATIAFSIDAMLPALPDIARELTPGDLNRAQLVVTSFVFGMGVGTLFTSPLSDAFGRKPVILGGLAVYIVAALVAAREETLEMVLAARMLQGLGAAGPRVVALAIVRDVYAGRGMAQIMSFVMMVFTLFPALAPSIGTVIIQFAGWRGVFLAFVVFASIVALWMLIRLPETLPRERRRPFRAGPIWSATKELLGHPVVQVSIGVQALVAATMFSMISSVQQIYDVTYDQATYFPLWFGGVALLSASASFVNAKLVVRLGMRRIVTAVLVSQVVLSAIAVLVFASVLSGDAGFAAFLLWQVSVFFMMGMTMGNVNAIAMEPVGHIAGIASSLLGALSTVLAVGLAVPVGLMFDGTPLPLACGVFVEVSLAALLMLRLKKLEGRDRG from the coding sequence ATGACCTCCTCGAATTCCGCCGCCGCGCCTGTCGAGGCGAAGGCCCCGGGTCGCTTCGAACTCATCGCGCTGCTGGCGATGATGTTCGCGACCATCGCCTTTTCCATCGACGCCATGCTGCCCGCCCTGCCCGACATTGCGCGCGAGCTGACGCCGGGCGATCTCAACCGCGCGCAGCTGGTGGTGACGAGCTTCGTCTTCGGCATGGGTGTCGGGACGCTGTTCACCAGTCCGCTGTCGGACGCGTTCGGCCGCAAGCCGGTGATCCTTGGCGGGCTTGCCGTCTACATCGTGGCCGCGCTCGTCGCGGCGCGCGAGGAGACGCTGGAGATGGTGCTGGCGGCCCGCATGCTGCAGGGGCTCGGCGCCGCCGGGCCGCGGGTGGTGGCGCTGGCGATCGTGCGCGACGTCTATGCCGGGCGCGGGATGGCGCAGATCATGTCCTTCGTGATGATGGTCTTCACGCTCTTCCCGGCGCTCGCGCCCAGCATCGGCACGGTGATCATCCAGTTCGCCGGGTGGCGCGGCGTCTTCCTCGCCTTCGTTGTCTTCGCGAGCATCGTCGCGCTGTGGATGCTTATCCGCCTGCCCGAGACGCTGCCGCGCGAGCGTCGCCGCCCGTTCCGGGCCGGGCCGATCTGGTCGGCGACGAAGGAGCTTCTGGGCCATCCGGTCGTGCAGGTCTCGATCGGCGTGCAGGCGCTGGTGGCCGCGACGATGTTCTCGATGATCTCCTCGGTGCAGCAGATCTACGACGTGACCTACGACCAGGCGACCTATTTCCCGCTCTGGTTCGGAGGGGTCGCACTGCTCTCCGCCTCGGCGAGCTTCGTGAACGCCAAGCTGGTGGTGCGGCTCGGCATGCGGCGGATCGTGACGGCGGTGCTGGTGTCGCAGGTGGTCCTGTCGGCGATCGCGGTGCTGGTCTTTGCCAGCGTGCTGTCGGGGGATGCGGGGTTTGCGGCCTTCCTCCTTTGGCAGGTCTCGGTCTTCTTCATGATGGGCATGACGATGGGCAACGTGAACGCCATCGCCATGGAGCCGGTCGGGCATATCGCCGGGATCGCCTCGTCGCTGCTGGGCGCGCTGTCGACGGTTCTTGCCGTGGGGCTGGCGGTGCCGGTGGGGCTCATGTTCGACGGCACGCCGCTGCCGCTCGCCTGCGGGGTGTTTGTCGAGGTCTCGCTCGCGGCACTGCTCATGCTTCGCCTGAAAAAGCTCGAGGGTCGCGACCGCGGCTAA
- a CDS encoding acyl-CoA dehydrogenase family protein, producing MEFAPSEEQQAIFDMAKAFGQEHIAPFARDWEAAGTIPRDLWPKLAELGFGGLYVSEESGGSGLTRLDATLVFEALSMACPSVAAFLSIHNMCAKMIDAYGSEALKARVLPGALTMETVLSYCLTEPGSGSDAAALRTRAEKSNDSYRLTGTKAFISGGGYSDAYLVMCRTGEDGPRGISAILVEDGTPGLSFGGLEDKMGWKSQPTRQVQLDGCEVPLGNLLGEEGKGFRYAMAGLDGGRLNISACSLGAAQAALDATLGYMAERQAFGQSLDQFQALQFRLADMEIELQAARVFLRQAAWKLDTGAPDATKFCAMAKKFVTEAGSRVADQCLQLHGGYGYLADYGIEKLVRDLRVHQILEGTNEIMRMITARSLIGNR from the coding sequence ATGGAGTTTGCACCGAGCGAGGAACAGCAGGCGATCTTCGACATGGCGAAGGCCTTCGGGCAGGAGCACATCGCGCCCTTCGCCCGCGACTGGGAGGCGGCGGGCACGATCCCGCGCGATCTCTGGCCGAAGCTGGCGGAACTGGGCTTCGGCGGGCTCTACGTCTCGGAGGAAAGCGGCGGCTCGGGGCTGACCCGGCTCGACGCGACGCTGGTCTTCGAGGCGCTGAGCATGGCCTGCCCCTCGGTGGCGGCGTTCCTGTCGATCCACAACATGTGCGCGAAGATGATCGACGCCTACGGCTCCGAGGCGCTGAAGGCGCGGGTGCTGCCGGGCGCGCTGACCATGGAGACGGTGCTCTCCTATTGCCTGACCGAGCCCGGCTCGGGCTCTGACGCGGCGGCGCTGCGCACCCGCGCCGAGAAGAGCAACGACAGCTACCGGCTGACCGGCACCAAGGCCTTCATCTCGGGCGGCGGCTATTCGGATGCCTATCTCGTCATGTGCCGCACCGGTGAGGACGGGCCCAGGGGCATCTCGGCGATCCTCGTCGAGGACGGCACGCCGGGGCTCAGCTTCGGCGGGCTCGAGGACAAGATGGGCTGGAAGAGCCAGCCGACGCGGCAGGTGCAGCTCGACGGCTGCGAGGTGCCGCTCGGCAACCTGCTCGGCGAGGAGGGCAAGGGTTTTCGCTACGCCATGGCCGGGCTCGACGGCGGGCGGCTCAATATCTCGGCCTGCTCGCTCGGCGCGGCGCAGGCGGCGCTCGACGCGACGCTGGGCTACATGGCCGAGCGGCAGGCCTTCGGCCAGAGCCTCGACCAGTTCCAGGCGCTGCAGTTCCGCCTTGCCGACATGGAGATCGAGCTGCAGGCGGCCCGCGTCTTCCTGCGCCAGGCGGCCTGGAAGCTCGACACCGGCGCGCCCGACGCCACCAAGTTCTGCGCCATGGCGAAGAAATTCGTGACCGAGGCGGGCTCGCGCGTCGCCGACCAGTGCCTGCAGCTGCACGGCGGCTACGGCTATCTTGCCGACTACGGGATCGAGAAGCTGGTGCGCGACCTGCGGGTGCACCAGATCCTCGAGGGAACCAATGAAATCATGCGCATGATCACCGCGCGCAGCCTGATCGGAAACCGATGA
- a CDS encoding methyl-accepting chemotaxis protein, whose translation MRFERPQPASGGLKERLRAISEQMLLVLLGVMLMPIIVVTDLYLGHVTMPATLTSCALLAVAALAMRLQGRLTDYVLAAVVLAQAMVLTAAYRLHPWQLDTHMVYFVMLAGISILGRVSVLIFGCVLVAAQHLGLVLLLPALVFPSTDLVENVMRVVLHGGIVIMEGLILTLAILQRNAGRQQLAESAEQLADESHRAAEARARAEATAQLTQDLVARFSRHFHALAERDLDCALNDPMDGVFEALRQDFNRALTQLRDALGSARRTADGVDEEAGALEQVTGDLSMRSERQAQELSTAASGMADVTGALRGTASRAGELSEQARLARDSAEEGGTVTDRAIAAMRLIEQSSSEVGKIIDLIDDISFQTNLLALNAGVEAARAGESGKGFAVVASEVRQLAQRTSEAAAGVKKLILDSEEQVSEGAKLVNEAGGRLSAIVTAVSTVSDMIAEIRDDAKGQSERLSILSEAVSRLDSQTQESAALSEEMAAMGLRLRGHARDLARDMAVFRLNAAEGMTSRTARRA comes from the coding sequence ATGAGGTTCGAACGCCCGCAACCCGCCTCCGGGGGCCTCAAGGAGCGGCTGCGCGCCATCTCCGAACAGATGCTGCTGGTGCTGCTCGGCGTCATGCTGATGCCGATCATCGTGGTCACCGACCTCTACCTCGGCCACGTGACCATGCCCGCCACGCTGACCTCCTGCGCGCTCCTTGCCGTCGCCGCGCTCGCGATGCGGTTGCAGGGCCGGCTGACCGACTACGTGCTCGCCGCGGTCGTGCTGGCGCAGGCCATGGTGCTCACCGCCGCCTACCGGCTGCACCCCTGGCAGCTCGACACGCACATGGTCTATTTCGTGATGCTGGCCGGGATCTCGATCCTCGGGCGGGTGAGCGTGCTGATCTTCGGCTGCGTGCTCGTCGCGGCGCAGCATCTGGGGCTGGTTCTGCTGCTGCCGGCGCTGGTCTTCCCCTCGACCGACCTCGTCGAGAACGTGATGCGCGTGGTGCTGCACGGCGGCATCGTGATCATGGAGGGGCTGATCCTCACCCTCGCCATCCTGCAGCGCAACGCCGGGCGCCAGCAGCTTGCCGAAAGCGCCGAGCAGCTCGCCGACGAGAGCCACCGCGCCGCCGAGGCCAGGGCGCGGGCCGAGGCCACGGCGCAGCTGACGCAGGACCTGGTCGCGCGCTTCTCGCGGCATTTCCACGCCCTGGCCGAGCGTGACCTCGACTGTGCGCTGAACGATCCGATGGACGGCGTCTTCGAAGCCCTGCGGCAGGACTTCAACCGCGCGCTCACCCAGCTGCGCGACGCGCTCGGCAGCGCCCGCCGCACCGCCGACGGGGTCGACGAGGAGGCCGGCGCCCTCGAGCAGGTGACCGGAGACCTGTCGATGCGCAGCGAGCGGCAGGCGCAGGAGCTCAGCACCGCTGCCAGCGGCATGGCCGACGTCACCGGGGCGCTGCGCGGCACGGCAAGCCGGGCGGGCGAGCTCTCGGAACAGGCTAGGCTCGCGCGCGACAGCGCCGAGGAGGGCGGCACGGTCACCGACCGCGCCATCGCCGCCATGCGGCTGATCGAACAGAGCTCGTCCGAGGTCGGCAAGATCATCGACCTGATCGACGACATCTCCTTCCAGACCAACCTCCTCGCGCTCAACGCCGGGGTCGAGGCGGCGCGAGCCGGCGAGTCGGGCAAGGGCTTTGCCGTCGTCGCCTCCGAGGTCCGGCAGCTGGCGCAGCGCACCTCCGAAGCCGCGGCGGGGGTGAAGAAGCTGATCCTCGACAGCGAGGAACAGGTCTCGGAAGGGGCGAAGCTGGTGAACGAGGCGGGCGGGCGGCTCTCGGCCATCGTCACCGCGGTCAGCACGGTCAGCGACATGATCGCCGAGATAAGGGACGACGCGAAGGGGCAGTCCGAGCGGCTCTCGATCCTCTCGGAAGCCGTCTCGCGGCTCGACAGCCAGACCCAGGAAAGCGCCGCACTGAGCGAGGAGATGGCGGCGATGGGCCTGCGCCTGCGCGGCCATGCCCGCGATCTCGCCCGGGACATGGCCGTCTTCCGGCTCAACGCCGCCGAGGGGATGACATCAAGGACGGCGCGCCGGGCATGA
- the mmsB gene encoding 3-hydroxyisobutyrate dehydrogenase: MKIGFIGLGNMGAPMAANLVAAGHEVTGFDVAGVTVEGAARAGTAAEAASGAEVVITMLPNGAILRAVAGEVIPAMAPGAVLLDCSTVDVESARAVAEEAQAAGLGALDAPVSGGIGGAAAGTLTFIVGGADAAFAKARPLFDVMGQKAVHCGPSGNGQAAKICNNMILGVTMIATCEAFALADKLGLSREAMFDVVSTSSGYSWSMNAYCPAPGVGPKSPADNGYKPGFAAELMLKDLGLSQQAAEAADADTPMGARALELYRAFVEEEDGRGRDFSAMLPRFEARGRS; encoded by the coding sequence ATGAAGATCGGGTTCATCGGGCTGGGCAACATGGGCGCGCCCATGGCCGCCAACCTCGTCGCCGCGGGGCACGAGGTGACGGGGTTCGACGTGGCGGGCGTCACGGTCGAAGGCGCGGCGCGGGCGGGCACGGCGGCCGAGGCGGCCTCGGGCGCGGAGGTGGTGATCACCATGCTGCCGAACGGCGCGATCCTGCGGGCCGTCGCGGGCGAGGTGATCCCGGCCATGGCGCCGGGCGCGGTGCTGCTCGACTGCTCGACCGTCGACGTCGAGAGCGCCCGCGCCGTGGCGGAAGAGGCGCAGGCGGCCGGGCTCGGCGCGCTCGACGCGCCGGTCTCTGGCGGCATCGGCGGCGCGGCGGCGGGCACGCTGACCTTCATTGTGGGCGGCGCGGACGCGGCCTTTGCCAAGGCAAGGCCGCTCTTCGACGTGATGGGCCAGAAGGCGGTGCATTGCGGCCCGTCGGGCAATGGCCAGGCGGCGAAGATCTGCAACAACATGATCCTCGGCGTGACGATGATCGCCACCTGCGAGGCCTTCGCGCTGGCCGACAAGCTCGGCCTCTCGCGCGAGGCGATGTTCGACGTGGTCTCGACCTCGTCGGGCTACAGCTGGTCGATGAACGCCTATTGCCCGGCGCCGGGCGTGGGGCCGAAATCGCCCGCCGACAACGGCTACAAGCCCGGATTTGCCGCCGAGCTCATGCTGAAGGACCTCGGGCTCTCGCAGCAGGCGGCCGAGGCGGCCGACGCCGACACGCCGATGGGCGCGCGGGCGCTCGAGCTCTACCGCGCCTTCGTCGAGGAGGAGGACGGGCGCGGCCGCGACTTCTCGGCCATGCTGCCGCGCTTCGAGGCGCGCGGTCGGAGCTGA
- a CDS encoding TRAP transporter large permease subunit codes for MLHFLGQYLTLNEIAVAAMFLTFIYMLFRGIPVAMSLVGVSLIFVILSQILLDPFRAEFKDVIEFDRIGLEYNRLLALSGRLFGNIVNNPVLVALPMFIYMGLMLDQSGVAQRMMHAMQKLFGSLRGGLSLTVLLIGIILAASTGVIGASVTLLGVMALPAMMAQNYSKPIATGTIASAGTLGILIPPSIMLVIMSDQLAISLGDLFMGALFPGLILGALYIVFIVIYGFISPSSMPAPEKSGKVGMDEVKEVALAVVPPMFLILLVLGSIFVGIATPTEASGLGALGATVLALINRKLDWKVFREVARSTLNTAGYITGIFLAANFFAFVLRRFGGDEIVQHLVLSAFDNPYLTIGFILFIVFCLGFLLDWIEITIIIMPLMLPIIQGLDIAVPGFDQVRDPQVVWFAILVAVTLQTSFLTPPVGFALFYLKGVCPPGVTLGHIYKGIVPFVMLQLLGLLIVFEFPALTTWLPAMAYGE; via the coding sequence ATGCTGCACTTTCTCGGCCAATACCTGACGCTGAACGAGATCGCCGTCGCGGCGATGTTCCTGACCTTCATCTACATGCTGTTCCGAGGCATCCCCGTGGCGATGTCGCTGGTCGGGGTGAGCCTGATCTTCGTCATCCTGTCGCAGATCCTGCTCGACCCGTTCCGCGCCGAGTTCAAGGACGTGATCGAGTTCGACCGCATCGGGCTCGAGTACAACCGCCTGCTGGCGCTGTCCGGCCGTCTCTTCGGCAACATCGTCAACAACCCGGTGCTCGTGGCGCTGCCGATGTTCATCTACATGGGGTTGATGCTCGACCAGTCGGGCGTGGCGCAGCGCATGATGCACGCGATGCAGAAGCTCTTCGGCTCGCTGCGCGGCGGCCTGTCGCTGACCGTGCTGCTGATCGGCATCATCCTCGCCGCCTCGACCGGGGTGATCGGCGCCTCGGTGACGCTGCTCGGGGTGATGGCCCTGCCCGCGATGATGGCGCAGAACTACTCGAAACCCATCGCGACCGGGACCATCGCGAGCGCCGGCACGCTCGGGATCCTGATCCCGCCGTCGATCATGCTGGTGATCATGTCGGACCAGCTGGCGATCTCGCTCGGCGACCTCTTCATGGGGGCGCTCTTCCCGGGGCTCATCCTCGGCGCGCTCTACATCGTCTTCATCGTGATCTACGGCTTCATCTCGCCCTCCTCGATGCCCGCACCGGAGAAATCCGGCAAGGTGGGCATGGACGAGGTCAAGGAGGTGGCGCTGGCGGTGGTGCCGCCGATGTTCCTGATCCTGCTCGTGCTGGGCTCGATCTTCGTCGGCATCGCCACCCCGACCGAGGCCTCGGGCCTCGGCGCGCTCGGCGCGACGGTGCTGGCGCTGATCAACCGCAAGCTCGACTGGAAGGTGTTCCGCGAGGTGGCACGCTCGACGCTCAACACGGCGGGCTACATCACCGGCATCTTCCTCGCGGCGAACTTCTTCGCCTTCGTGCTGCGCCGCTTCGGCGGGGACGAGATCGTGCAGCACCTGGTGCTCTCGGCCTTCGACAACCCCTACCTGACGATCGGCTTCATCCTGTTCATCGTCTTCTGCCTCGGTTTCCTGCTCGACTGGATCGAGATCACCATCATCATCATGCCGCTGATGCTGCCGATCATCCAGGGGCTCGACATCGCCGTGCCCGGCTTCGACCAGGTGCGCGACCCGCAGGTGGTGTGGTTCGCGATCCTCGTGGCGGTGACGCTGCAGACCTCGTTCCTGACACCGCCGGTGGGCTTCGCGCTCTTCTACCTCAAGGGCGTCTGCCCGCCGGGCGTCACGCTGGGCCACATCTACAAGGGGATCGTGCCCTTCGTGATGCTCCAGCTCCTCGGCCTGCTCATCGTCTTCGAGTTCCCGGCGCTGACCACGTGGTTGCCGGCCATGGCCTACGGCGAATGA
- a CDS encoding enoyl-CoA hydratase/isomerase family protein: MTDILTRKSGRAGHITLTRPQALNALSWEMCLAAETALDAWAEDPEVALVILDGEGERAFCAGGDIAEMYRRGREGDVAFGRRFWADEYRMNAKLAAYPKPIVSFLHGFIMGGGVGLGGHCSHRVVGESAQVAMPECGIGFVPDVGGSYLLARAPGRLGAHLALTAARMGPGDAIHAGFADLFVPEAGWGLLKERLIETGEVSALEEAARPAPVSPMAAARAEIDALYGSGELVAIEAALAGSESELAQAALKQVRRNSPLSMATSLEMLARLGPRPQDITAALAQEYRVAFRIMSEGDFLEGVRAQLIDKDRTPRWGQALDGVPAEKVAALLAPLGEDELAL, translated from the coding sequence ATGACCGACATCCTCACCCGCAAGTCCGGCCGCGCCGGGCATATCACGCTCACCCGCCCGCAGGCGCTGAACGCGCTCAGCTGGGAGATGTGCCTTGCGGCCGAGACGGCGCTCGACGCCTGGGCGGAGGATCCCGAGGTGGCGCTGGTCATCCTCGACGGGGAAGGTGAGCGGGCCTTCTGCGCCGGCGGCGACATCGCCGAGATGTACCGGCGCGGGCGCGAGGGCGACGTTGCCTTCGGTCGCCGCTTCTGGGCCGACGAGTACCGGATGAACGCCAAGCTCGCCGCCTACCCCAAGCCGATCGTCAGCTTCCTGCACGGCTTCATCATGGGCGGCGGCGTCGGGCTCGGCGGGCATTGCTCGCATCGGGTTGTGGGCGAGAGCGCGCAGGTCGCCATGCCCGAATGCGGCATCGGCTTCGTGCCGGACGTGGGCGGCTCCTACCTGCTGGCGCGCGCGCCGGGGAGGCTCGGCGCGCATCTCGCGCTGACCGCCGCGCGCATGGGCCCGGGGGATGCGATCCACGCGGGCTTCGCTGACCTCTTCGTGCCCGAGGCGGGCTGGGGACTGCTCAAGGAGCGGCTGATCGAGACCGGCGAGGTCTCGGCGCTCGAGGAGGCCGCGCGCCCTGCCCCGGTCAGCCCGATGGCGGCGGCGCGGGCGGAGATCGACGCGCTCTACGGCTCCGGCGAGCTGGTCGCGATCGAGGCGGCGCTGGCCGGTTCCGAGAGCGAACTCGCGCAGGCCGCGCTGAAGCAGGTCCGGCGCAACTCGCCGCTCTCGATGGCGACCTCGCTCGAGATGCTGGCACGGCTCGGCCCTCGCCCGCAGGACATCACCGCCGCGCTGGCGCAGGAATACCGCGTCGCCTTCCGCATCATGTCGGAGGGGGATTTCCTCGAGGGGGTGCGCGCGCAGCTCATCGACAAGGACCGCACGCCGCGCTGGGGCCAGGCGCTGGACGGCGTGCCGGCGGAGAAGGTCGCGGCGCTGCTGGCGCCGCTGGGAGAGGACGAGCTGGCGCTCTGA
- a CDS encoding TRAP transporter small permease subunit — protein MEEFKVAISDPGEIGRKDQNRGDRFIVHLSNLVAWLFPILIVAICAQVILRGTGHNQAWLDDLQWWLYGIAVLIGIAYAVTTGSHVRVDIFYDNFERRKRLIIDIIALVWLFLPFIMLCWDVTLDYALTAIIADEGSSSPNGLHNLWILKSLMNVSFIVIGIAIWAAYVRHLSQLTRPLLWKQLLFALPSTVFGLQLVIWYACVGWLMVTDPEVDSIRTATRAAIFDDFAVGPWEMKKTIALALVATVVVIVVARLLARKER, from the coding sequence GTGGAGGAATTCAAGGTCGCCATCTCCGACCCCGGAGAGATCGGACGCAAGGACCAGAACCGGGGCGACAGGTTCATCGTGCACCTGTCCAATCTCGTCGCGTGGCTCTTTCCCATCCTGATCGTCGCCATCTGCGCGCAGGTGATCCTGCGCGGCACCGGCCACAACCAGGCCTGGCTCGACGATCTGCAGTGGTGGCTCTACGGCATCGCCGTGCTGATCGGCATCGCCTACGCGGTGACCACGGGCAGCCACGTGCGCGTCGACATCTTCTATGACAATTTCGAGCGGCGGAAGCGGCTGATCATCGACATCATCGCGCTGGTCTGGCTGTTCCTGCCGTTCATCATGCTGTGCTGGGACGTGACGCTGGACTACGCGCTCACCGCCATCATCGCCGACGAGGGCTCGTCGAGCCCGAACGGGTTGCACAACCTGTGGATCCTGAAGTCGCTGATGAACGTCAGCTTCATCGTCATCGGCATCGCGATCTGGGCGGCCTACGTGCGGCACCTGTCGCAGCTGACCCGGCCGCTGCTGTGGAAGCAGCTGCTCTTCGCCCTGCCCTCGACCGTGTTCGGGCTGCAGCTGGTCATCTGGTACGCCTGCGTCGGCTGGCTGATGGTGACCGACCCCGAGGTGGACAGCATCCGCACCGCCACCCGCGCCGCGATCTTCGACGATTTCGCGGTCGGGCCGTGGGAAATGAAGAAGACCATCGCGCTGGCCCTCGTCGCCACCGTGGTCGTGATTGTCGTGGCGCGGCTCCTCGCGCGGAAGGAGCGCTGA
- a CDS encoding DsbA family oxidoreductase codes for MTTLDIFSDPICPWCYIGKGFLDRALATQPGQPFTIRWRPFMLNPQMPAGGMDRRAYLEAKFGGKDGAVQAYMPVAEKAAEAGLEIHLDRIKVTPSTVDAHRLIHWADLEGVQTPVVSALFRAYFVDGRDIGDAEVLADIADSSGMDGSVVQRLLATDADRREIVEMDASARGMGVQAVPTFVVAGQHAVPGAQPTELWSRVIEELGAQA; via the coding sequence ATGACCACGCTCGATATCTTTTCAGACCCGATCTGCCCCTGGTGCTACATTGGCAAGGGCTTCCTCGACCGCGCGCTTGCCACGCAGCCGGGCCAGCCCTTCACCATCCGCTGGCGCCCCTTCATGCTCAATCCGCAGATGCCGGCAGGCGGCATGGACCGGCGGGCCTATCTCGAGGCGAAGTTCGGCGGCAAGGACGGCGCGGTGCAGGCCTACATGCCGGTCGCGGAGAAGGCCGCCGAGGCCGGGCTGGAGATCCACCTCGACCGGATCAAGGTCACGCCCTCGACTGTCGACGCGCACCGGCTGATCCACTGGGCCGATCTCGAAGGCGTGCAGACGCCGGTGGTCTCGGCGCTGTTCCGTGCCTATTTCGTCGACGGGCGAGACATCGGTGATGCCGAGGTCCTGGCCGACATCGCGGACAGCAGCGGGATGGACGGCTCGGTGGTGCAGCGGCTGCTGGCCACCGACGCGGACCGGCGCGAGATTGTCGAGATGGATGCCTCGGCGCGGGGCATGGGGGTGCAAGCAGTGCCCACCTTCGTGGTCGCCGGGCAGCACGCGGTTCCGGGCGCGCAGCCGACCGAGCTCTGGTCGCGGGTCATCGAGGAACTCGGGGCGCAGGCCTGA
- a CDS encoding glycosyltransferase: MSRPEKPQFKTCIVTSDYHVPGETFINRHIEHIFGGDTVVLCGRFNGRNPYGKPLFERRSKLSISDKVIAPVAMGWNALTEGTGRLPFGANRTRLMEWLHDQKVEVILAEFGTQALVVAKLANEMNLPVFSYFRGTDASRALTSPQRVKSYRKMMPRLDGIFSVSQFLLDNLAKHGVTHPNSHVVPSGVDVRRFVPGEKVPGSCLAVGRMVDKKAPQVTLRAFAAAAKGREAHLTFIGDGPLLEPCRALAAELGVAEQVTFTGALPHDAVREHLLTTETFLQHSITDRNGNTEGLPTAIQEALAAGCITVSTLHAGIPEAVIEGVNGYLVPEWDEPAFASAIARVLDLPDRGAMSRAARAMAEEKFDNAVLLGKVEDEIRRVIALRSGAA, encoded by the coding sequence ATGAGCCGCCCAGAGAAGCCCCAGTTCAAGACCTGCATCGTCACCTCCGACTACCACGTGCCGGGCGAGACCTTCATCAACCGCCACATCGAGCACATCTTCGGCGGCGACACGGTGGTGCTCTGCGGCCGGTTCAACGGCAGGAACCCCTACGGCAAGCCGCTCTTCGAGCGCCGCTCCAAGCTCTCGATCTCGGACAAGGTGATCGCCCCCGTCGCGATGGGCTGGAACGCGCTGACCGAGGGCACCGGCCGCCTGCCCTTCGGCGCCAACCGCACCCGCCTCATGGAATGGCTGCACGACCAGAAGGTCGAGGTCATCCTCGCCGAGTTCGGCACCCAGGCGCTGGTCGTCGCGAAGCTCGCGAACGAGATGAACCTGCCGGTCTTCAGCTATTTCCGCGGCACAGATGCGTCGCGCGCGCTGACCTCGCCGCAGCGGGTGAAGAGCTACCGCAAGATGATGCCGCGGCTCGACGGGATCTTCTCGGTCTCGCAGTTCCTGCTCGACAACCTCGCGAAACACGGCGTCACCCATCCCAATTCCCACGTCGTGCCCTCGGGCGTCGACGTGCGCCGCTTCGTGCCCGGCGAGAAGGTGCCGGGCTCCTGCCTCGCCGTCGGGCGCATGGTCGACAAGAAGGCGCCGCAGGTCACGCTGCGCGCCTTTGCCGCCGCCGCGAAGGGGCGCGAGGCGCACCTGACCTTCATCGGCGACGGGCCGCTGCTCGAGCCCTGCCGCGCGCTCGCCGCCGAGCTCGGCGTCGCGGAGCAGGTCACCTTCACCGGCGCGCTGCCGCATGACGCGGTGCGCGAGCACCTGCTGACCACCGAGACCTTCCTGCAGCACTCGATCACCGACAGGAACGGCAACACCGAGGGCCTGCCCACCGCCATCCAGGAGGCGCTGGCGGCGGGCTGCATCACCGTCTCGACGCTGCACGCGGGGATCCCCGAGGCGGTGATCGAGGGGGTCAACGGCTATCTCGTGCCCGAGTGGGACGAGCCGGCCTTCGCCTCCGCCATCGCCCGCGTGCTCGACCTGCCCGACCGCGGCGCCATGTCCCGCGCCGCCCGCGCCATGGCCGAGGAGAAGTTCGACAACGCGGTGCTGCTCGGCAAGGTCGAGGACGAGATCCGCCGCGTGATCGCCCTCCGCTCCGGCGCGGCCTGA